In a single window of the Lacerta agilis isolate rLacAgi1 chromosome 15, rLacAgi1.pri, whole genome shotgun sequence genome:
- the NEFL gene encoding LOW QUALITY PROTEIN: neurofilament light polypeptide (The sequence of the model RefSeq protein was modified relative to this genomic sequence to represent the inferred CDS: deleted 1 base in 1 codon; substituted 1 base at 1 genomic stop codon): MSTYGYETYFPSYKRRYVDSSRMHLSSARSSSGGGGYGMARSTYSSLSAPVSSLSVRRSYTSSSSSLLPSVDSLDLTQVAAISNDLKTIRSQEKAQLQDLNDRFACFIERVHELEQQNKVLEAELLVLRQKHSEPSRFRALYEQEIRELRLATEEATHEKQAMQGERESLEETLRAMQARYEEEILSREDAEARLLEVRKGADEAALARAELEKRIDSLLDELAFLKKVHEEELAELQAQIQYAHLSVEMDVSAKPDLSSALRDIRAQYEKLAARNMQNAEEWFRSRFTVLTESAAKNTDAARAAKDEVSESRRLLKAKTLEIEATRGMNEALEKQLQELEEKQNADINSLQDTVSKLENELRTTKSEMARYLKEYQDLLNVKMALDIEIAAYRKLLEGEEDPAXFHSVGSISSGYTQSGSTFGRSAYSGLQSSSYLMSARSFPAYYSSHVQEEQIEGRRRLKHPKVEEAKESPPSDGEEEEKEEGEGEGEGEGEGEEEGATEEESKEGDGEEEDGEGEEGEEEEGGEEEAADEADEGEKKEGEDEQEDAGEEEAPKEKKKD, from the exons ATGAGCACCTACGGCTACGAGACTTACTTCCCGTCGTACAAGCGGCGCTACGTGGACAGCTCCCGGATGCATCTGTCCAGCGCtcggagcagcagcggcggcggcggctatgGGATGGCTCGCTCCACTTATTCGAGTCTCTCGGCGCCCGTCTCGTCGCTGTCGGTGCGCCGGAGCTACACGTcgtcctcctcttccttgctgcCCTCGGTGGACAGCTTGGATCTGACTCAGGTGGCGGCGATCAGCAACGACCTGAAGACCATCCGGAGCCAGGAGAAGGCTCAGCTGCAGGACCTGAACGACCGCTTCGCCTGCTTCATCGAGCGCGTCCACGAACTGGAGCAGCAGAACAAGGTGCTGGAAGCCGAGCTGCTGGTGCTGCGGCAGAAGCACTCCGAGCCGTCGAGGTTCCGCGCGCTTTACGAGCAAGAGATCCGCGAGCTGCGCCTGGCCACCGAGGAGGCCACCCATGAGAAGCAGGCGATGCAGGGCGAGCGCGAGAGCCTGGAGGAGACCCTGCGGGCCATGCAGGCACGCTACGAGGAGGAGATCCTCAGCCGCGAAGACGCCGAGGCCCGCCTCCTGGAGGTGCGCAAAGGCGCCGACGAGGCAGCGCTGGCCCGCGCCGAGCTGGAGAAGCGCATCGACAGCCTCCTAGACGAGCTGGCTTTCCTCAAGAAGGTGCACGAGGAAGAGCTGGCCGAGCTCCAGGCCCAGATCCAGTACGCTCACCTCTCCGTCGAGATGGACGTCTCGGCCAAGCCGGACCTCTCCTCCGCCCTGCGCGACATCCGCGCCCAGTACGAGAAGCTGGCGGCCCGCAACATGCAGAACGCCGAAGAGTGGTTCCGCAGCCGCTTCACCGTCCTCACCGAGAGCGCCGCCAAGAACACCGATGCCGCCCGCGCCGCCAAGGACGAGGTCTCCGAGAGCCGGCGCCTCCTCAAGGCCAAGACGCTGGAGATTGAAGCCACCCGTGGCATGAACGAAGCCCTCgagaagcagctgcaggagctAGAGGAAAAGCAGAACGCCGACATCAACTCTCTCCAG GATACAGTCAGCAAATTAGAAAATGAACTGAGAACTACAAAGAGTGAAATGGCTAGGTATCTGAAGGAGTATCAGGATCTTCTCAACGTGAAAATGGCTCTGGACATTGAAATCGCAGCATACAG GAAACTTCTGGAAGGTGAAGAGGACCCGGCTTAGTTTCACAGTGTTGGAAGTATTAGCAGTGGTTATACGCAGAGCGGCTCCACCTTTGGAAGGTCGGCCTACAGCGGTTTGCAGAGCAGTTCCTACTTGATGTCAGCCCGCTCCTTC CCTGCCTATTACTCCAGCCATGTGCAAGAAGAACAGATTGAAGGGAGGAGACGATTGAAGCATCCCAAAGTAGAAGAGGCCAAAGAGTCCCCCCCTTCAGacggagaggaagaggagaaagaagaaggggaaggagagggagagggagaaggggaaggagaggaagaag GAGCCACGGAAGAAGAATCTAAAGAGGGTGACGGAGAAGAGGAAGACGGCGAAGgcgaggaaggagaagaagaagagggaggagaagaagaggctgctgaTGAAGCAGAcgagggagagaaaaaggaaggtgAAGATGAACAAGAGGATGCTGGTGAAGAAGAAGCCcctaaagagaagaagaaggattGA